A genomic segment from Hippoglossus stenolepis isolate QCI-W04-F060 chromosome 3, HSTE1.2, whole genome shotgun sequence encodes:
- the stx18 gene encoding syntaxin-18, whose translation MAVDITSLFKASVKTVKTRNKAIGVGFDSTKDEIFRRTRTKSGFSPKAKEVIVNITKLKDFLLQHRKDYVSAGSLISSDLTRMTDSERDQIDQDAQIFMRTCSEAIRLLRNEAEKKVTSAQIKEHRGAVLDLIEMYLRGVCKLYSEQRAIRVKRMVDKKRLSRLAPEHHSRVEKAQEVEPTEEKTVKEESTEKSVSEVLDNTVEHLWEEGRVEDELSPEEIQMFEQENQRLVSEMSNLVDEVRQIEGKVVEISRLQEIFAEKVLHQESEIDNIHQLVVGATENVKEGNEDIREAIKNNAGFRVWILFFLVMCSFSLLFLDWYDS comes from the exons ATGGCTGTGGATATAACTAGTCTGTTTAAAGCCAGTGTGAAGACAGTGAAAACCAGGAACAAGGCGATAGGAGTCGGCTTCGACTCCACGAAAGATGAGATTTTCCGGCGGACCAGGACAAAGAGCGGCTTCTCTCCGAAGGCGAAGGAAGTG ATCGTGAACATCACCAAGCTCAAAGACTTTCTGCTGCAACACAGGAAAGATTATGTGAGCGCTGGAAG TCTCATCTCATCAGATCTGACCCGCATGACGGACAGTGAACGAGATCAGATCGACCAGGACGCTCAGATCTTCATGAGAACCTGCTCTGAAGCCATCAGGCTGCTACGCAATGAAG CGGAGAAGAAGGTGACATCAGCCCAGATCAAagagcacagaggagcagtacTGGACCTCATTGAAATGTATCTGAGAG GAGTGTGTAAGCTGTACTCTGAGCAGAGAGCAATCAGAGTCAAGAGGATGGTGGACAAGAAGAGATT GTCCAGACTGGCACCAGAACACCACAGTCGGGTGGAGAAAGCGCAAGAGGTGGAGCCCACGGAGGAGAAAACTGTCAAGGAAGAAAGTACTG AAAAGAGTGTGTCAGAGGTCCTGGACAACACAGTGGAACACCTGTGGGAGGAGGGCCGAGTGGAGGACGAGCTCTCTCCTGAGGAGATCCAGATG TTTGAGCAGGAAAACCAGAGGTTGGTGAGTGAGATGAGCAACCTGGTGGATGAAGTGAG GCAAATCGAGGGGAAGGTGGTGGAGATCTCTCGACTTCAGGAGATCTTCGCTGAGAAAGTGCTGCACCAA GAATCAGAGATTGACAACATTCATCAGCTGGTTGTGGGAGCTACGGAGAACGTGAAAGAAGGCAATGAAGACATACGAGAG GCAATCAAAAACAACGCCGGCTTCCGGGTATGgatcctcttcttcctcgtcaTGTGCTCTTTCTCACTCCTCTTTCTGGACTGGTATGACAGCTAA
- the LOC118104906 gene encoding myb-related transcription factor, partner of profilin, translating to MPLQLLEGMTSRKRRPNWTDQECLLLAQLMQERREVIRGKCSTGISVQDKRQAWEDITQAINTAFPQIQRTVSDCNKKWENLLAKSREEIKRQRRQADTDEGMSLEEFSTVTQIVISVMNLSDMLQQDREDSSVSDFVETPQNSCDQNGNDHRSDEGFPNKRPLTDHEFLSYPHPSTSPAEQKFSAFTNIPKSLAVQFSSPHAAIFTASGEHSYTPGSASPTSVHCTALQERMDLEMSVLRRQEAVLKLQEEYYTLKIKLMKKKMEEPLEKD from the exons ATGCCTCTACAACTTCTTGAGGGGATGACCAGCCGGAAAAGAAGACCTAACTGGACCGACCAGGAGTGTCTCCTTCTCGCCCAGTTaatgcaggagaggagggaggtaaTCAGAGGGAAGTGCAGCACCGGAATATCAGTACAAGACAAGAGACAAGCCTGGGAGGACATCACCCAAGCCATCAACACCGCATTTCCACAGATTCAGCGAACAGTGTCGGACTGCAACAAAAAGTGGGAAAATCTGCTGGCAAAGTCGAGGGAGGAGATCAAACGACAGAGAAGGCAAGCGGATACAG ATGAAGGCATGTCTCTTGAAGAATTCAGCACTGTGACCCAAATAGTGATTTCTGTGATGAACCTCTCAGATATGCTGCAGCAAGATCGAGAGGACTCTTCAGTGTCAGACTTTGTGGAAACTCCTCAAAACAG CTGTGATCAAAATGGAAACGACCACAGAAGTGATGAAGGTTTCCCAAACAAACGTCCACTGACAGACCACGAGTTCCTCTCCTATCCACATCCATCCACTTCTCCAGCAGAGCAGAAATTTTCTGCTTTTACAAATATTCCTAAATCCCTTGCAGTACAGTTCAGTAGTCCCCATGCGGCCATCTTTACTGCCTCTGGAGAACACTCGTATACTCCTGGCTCTGCTTCTCCAACCTCAGTGCACTGCACAGCTCTGCAAGAACGAATGGATTTGGAAATGTCTGTGCTGCGAAGACAAGAGGCTGTCCTCAAGCTGCAAGAGGAATATTACACGCTAAAAATTAAgctgatgaaaaagaaaatggaagagCCACTTGAAAAGGACTAA